The genomic interval tgctctatcatgttattgtgttcttactggtattatttttgctattttttcttgtgactttgttttatcaattaaaaatttgaatttcaaaacttcaaataatattttgaagtagtaaatgatttcaactgaaaaagtcatcaataacaaggttgtataactcatcaagatctataacttctattttggtcatttcttcatccaacaaagtgatttgtaagattgttcacaaCATGCACATCTCTTATATAAGTTTTATATAAGAGATGTGCATGttgtgaacaatcttacaaatcactttgttggatgaagaaatgaccaaaatagaagttatagatcttgatgagttatacaaccttgttattgatgactttttcaattgaaatcattttctatttgaaaatgttatttcaagttgtcatattttgaaattcaaattcaaacggtccAAACAAAGtcgtatagaaaaatgaccaatacaaaagttgaagatcttgataagttatacaactttattattgacaacttttctatttgaaatcatttactgcgtgaaaaaattatttgaatttcttatattataaagttcaaattttatacAGTTCAAttaaactcggatggagaaatgaccaaaagaaaattggtagatctcaacgagttctacaactttgtttttggtaattttttcatatgagttcatttaatatcataaaatttgattcaaagttctcataattttagattaatttttccctcctcaccacttcaaaatttttcatctcttctcctctctcctctctctctcccctctctgaTATTTTCCCctcatctctttctcttcctctctctctcactcactctttctctcctctctctcaaccTTTCGGAGGCGcctggcgagcggcggcgccgggagcgggcggaggcgcagggcgagcggtggcgccggcggccgagAGCGGCGTGGCGCACGGTGAGCGGCGGTGGAAGGCGCGCGGTGGCGTCGGGCGGGAGCGGCGTGGCGCGTggcgcgtggaggcggccgagggctgcgcgacgacgacgacgaccccgatGCGGAcaaccccgacgacgacgacaacgacgactgggcggcgacgacgattgGGCGCCCGGATCTGGCGGGCGGGGGCAGCAGAgagcggcgcgacgacgacgctgaccccgcgacgacgatgacaaccCCGACGACGAGTGGGCGCCCGGATCCGgtgggcggaggcggccgagagcggcgcgacgacgacccCAACGACGATcccgacgacaacgacgattgGGCGGCAacggggcggcgacgcgggcctCGTCCctcccggatccggcggcggccggtctcGTCCCGTCCAGATCCGGTGGTGGCGGGCCTCGTCCCGCTCGGATCCGGCGAGAGCgggggtggccggcggtgggagcgggagcgggagcaggcggcggcgggaccggggcgggcggcggtgggagcgggGGCAGGTGGCACGGGAGCGGCtggcgagctcgggcggcggcgccgccgcctacgggttaggttttttttttgttttggaattttattttttttggcgattttttctctttgcatgcGGTCGGCTTAAacgcccgcatgcgaaaatccgattttcgcatGTGGGTGCCATGGCCGCATGCAAAGTTGGCGATTTTCAAAGACGATTTCCCGCATGCGGTTGcgccaaccgcatgcgaaaatctcTCCCGCCCGTATGCAATGacctttttttaagtagtggtGGAAGGGAACTCGTACTGCTATAGCACCTTTTGAGTGCGGAGTTGCTATCTCCGGAGCACAAGATCACGTGGCGAATCCTTCTTTAGCTAATAGATCACGTTCTGATGGTGAGCGCGATTGATCACGAATTTTCAATTGTGTGAAGCTGTGAATAGCAAATCCAACTCAATTAAACATGTCCGCAAGCCACATGCACTACTGTAACTCTATAAGACGGAAGCAATTCCACGTTGCTTCAAGTCCAAAACTTTATAAATTTATTCAGATAGTTCATCGTCCGGGACAGCAGCGTGCAAAGGTGCAACAGACATCGGCGGGTTCCCTATTTTCACCTATTTCATCCTGGCAAAAATGGCAGTTAAGGCGATGAATTGGCCAGCATCCTATAAGCTCGGAGAACTTGGTAAGTTGGTAGGGAAGAACTTCTTCAGCGGTTCAGCCTGAGATTGCGACTCAGCAACCTGACATACATGTTGTGCCTGCAGTTGGATTTGCCGCCCAGAATTCACTCTTGTCGTTGGTCCTCATGTATAATCTAGAAACCGTTGCAGGCACGGCGAAAAGCCGAAAAGATCCACTTGCCGCATTCGTGATATTTAACAATTTGCTACTTTCACATATGATGATTTATCATCTAGACCCATATATCGTAGACACACGAGGATCCATACGTCATAGACATATAAGCGGTATATTGTTAaatgtcaaatctaaaagtgataaatagttaaatgccccgCTGCATTCTCGCCTTTCTACTAGAATCTGCTCAACCTGTCTCAAGTCTCGACAAAGATGCAACTATCAGTGTCTGACATGAAGCAGAAGCCAAGTGAAGAGTTGTTGAATCGAATGGGGATAAGATGATTGATCAGCATACGGACCTGCCGCGATTTCCATCGAGAAGACGAAGACAGCGCCATCTTTGCTCAAGGACACGCCATTGGGGAACTGAAGATTGCGGTGGAGAGTGCATTCATTCCCGTGTGCAGTGTGCATCCTATTTCAAGAGCCTCCCAGTCTCTCCCAGATGGATCCGCGGAGAATGAATGATAACTGCATAAAATGCCTGCAAATGAACAAAACAGCCACACCTGATCGATGATTGGTTCCAACACTGAATCTCTGTTAACGATAGAACCTTCATAACATAGATATTTGAAATTATCGCTAGCCTCCATTTCTTTGAGCATGTGAAAGGAGCACACTTGCGATGGGCAGTGTACGTGTGTGTAGCGATGTGTGTGCGTGCATGTCTTACATGAAGAGGTGGAGCTGAGGAAGCAGAGGATGTTATATGTGATTCTGGATCCCCTGCCGTCACAATTGTACTCTTGACCGTCTATTCGAAATTTCCAATAGGGCTGCGTGTATCCCGTGGGATGTAGAGGTCGGGTATtaatctattatctaaaaaatttcaaaatttccaATGATGTACTGTCCAAATTTACATCTATAACACTCAAGGTACAGTAGCATGAATAGTGTTCCATGCCACTACAATTGCTACTTTATCCTAAacactttttttctctttttcgaGAGATCCATATTGCTGGttttgtactacctccatcccatattacttgtccttttgagtttttgtttgtcaatgtttgatcattcgtcttattcaaagaattttggaattattatttattttgtttgtcaattgctttattatcgaaagtactttacatatgacttatctttttttatatttgcactaatttttcaaataaaacgaatgatcaaacgttgcaaataaaaagtcaaaaacgtcacctattatgggacaaagggagtattgATAAAAGTAGAGAGAAACTGTACATGCCCCATCAGAGGTTAGAGTAAGATGAAAAACAAGAAGGGCATCAGAGACAAGTGGCTTGTACCGGCCCAATAGGATCCAACAGTGAACAGACTGCACCGGATCAGAGAGTCCGGCAATTTCACAAATTATTATCGAGCGCAATAAGAAGGCACCAAACGAACATGGAGTCATGGACTGTGAAAATGAACTAAAAATGTAAGCAAGCTACATCTGCTTCGAAAAAACTGAAACATGAAACAACTTAGGTTGTTACTTGAAAGCGGCATTTATGAAATGTCACCCGGGATAGTGGTAAATGGTGTGCAAACGTCATTCTGGGATTCCACATTTTAACCCTTGTATCCAGGCATAAAGTTTGCTAAGATGCATTGGCGTAATCGAAGACGGCAATGAAGGGCATCAGAACGGATCCTATCCAGAGCTTCCCATCCTTCTCCTCCACTTCACTAACGGCTCTTACCACCTGCCCTGTGGTATCCTCCAAGATGTCAAGCACCTCGCCTTCGGGGCTGTACTTGATGATCAGAGCGTGGAGCTTGCCGCCGATCTGCATCAGGTAGTGGTACTTGGCAGGGATTGGGAGGCTGAGCAAGAACTTCCTCAGCCTGACATTGCGACTGACCATTCGGGCGTATATGCTGCGCCTGCAATGGATTGCTACCCAGAATTCACCCTTGTCGTTGGTCCTCACATTGTCTGGAAACCCAGGCAGGATGGCGAAAAGATCCACGGTTCCAGCCTTCTCCCCTTTCAGCCAGTATCGGCTCAATCTGTCTCAACAAGGATGTATCAACGTATGTGTGGTATGAAGTTGAAATAGGAGAACACTGAACGAAATGGAGAAGTACAGACCTGCCACGGGATCCTTCGCAGAAGACGAAGAACAAGCCATCCTTGCTCATGGACACCCCATTCGGAAACTGAATGTTGCGGTGGAGAACTGTTGCTTTCTTTGTGTTTGGGTCGTATTTCAGAAGCCTCCCTGAGGGATCTCCAGAGAAAACCAATTGCATGAAATGCCTGCATACCAGCAGCCACAACTCAGGATTACTTGACACACTATGGATAATGATAGCACATCCAACTGATCAGGACGTACTAACTAGACGTTTCTTTGCACAAAATTGATcgtgaagaaaagaaaaggtaaagcTCCTATACTTTCCCAATCGGAAAACAAAAGCCCCAAGATCAGCTGAAGTTACTGAAGGTCATAAAATGTATGGAAACAAGCCACTTTATTGTTTTGAAATCAGCATATTGTCTTTCAGTGGGAAGCATATGGAGGTGTACTAAGAGAGCATAATTGGTTACCAGGTACTTGGATTTATGCAATTGATTTAACACAGTCATGTCTCTGCATTTCTTCTTCAGTCGTACTCACTGGTTTAAAGAACATCATAATATCTAGAAGACTTGTGCAATTGAGGTCCAAAAGTCTTGGCATGATGGTGACTACGACGACAATTAAAGTTCAGACAAGGAACCATTCCAACCTAACCTTACCATTTAAGGATCCTAAGTTTTTCATTGACAATTCCGCAGTAATTAAGCAACTAAGCATGAGTGTTTATGGAGTAAAGAGCACTAAACTAATACTGTAACAGGCAAGGCAATGGATACAGTGAAGCAGAGAAAGCAGCAGGGGATTGGGAGGAGGAATTGCACGACGGACCGTCTCTGGTAGTGGATGCTGCTGTCAGTGAAGTAGacgttgccgtcgtcgtcgaggtcgaggTCGTTGGTGAAGTTGAAGCGAACGCCCTCGGCCTCGGTGGCGAGCGGGGTGGCGAGGCCGCCGTCGGGGCCGACCTTGAGGAGGCCGAAGTAGGCGTCGGCGATGTAGAGGTCCCCCGTCCTCCGGTCGAATCGGAGGCCGAGCGCGCGGCCGCAGATGTGCTCGTCCTTGAGGTAGTCGAGCGGCGACGCCTTGTGGCCGCAGAGCTCGGCGGTCCAGTTCGGGGAGGAGTGCGCGAAGTAGACCCAGCGGGCGCCGTCCCAGCGCACGacgcggccgtcggcgacgccgGTGTAGGGTCCCCGGCCGAGCGGGTCGAACGCGACGCTCTCGGGGCCCTGCACCTCGCCGCGGAACCGGATCTCCGCGCCGCGGAGGCGCTCGCGGGTGTCCGCGTGGGGCGGCATCTCCGACGCGTCGGGGAGCTCGACGACGTGGGGGACGAAGCCCGGGAAGTCCACCATGCTCCCCGTCCGCAGCGGGTCCGTCCCGCAGaacgccgccagcgccgccaccgccaccgcgaacgccaccaccgccggcgacgccatcaacctcctcctcctcctctcccctccctcgctCTCTCCGccctcgcgtcgcgtcgcgctcCCCGCCTTGTCACGCCAATGGCATTGGCCCTCGTCGCGGGCTTTGTAGGTGTCGCCGCGgtgggcgagggcgaggcggcgtgggGTTGTgaatctgaatatctgatggaTACGATACGGCGACGCGAGGCGCACCTCGCGAACACAGGCGTCAACTACTTCGCATCGGCATCCCTGCACCATGCACGTGCCAATCGCCGCACACGCATTACTGCTCGGTTCCGATCTCACACCGCGCAACTACCCTCTCCTTACTCCATTCAGGGTCTGtgtggcacagctctagctccagctccacccctcctggagctagagctcgaacaaacagtttcagctccactgaAACTGGGAgtagagctgggtggagctatctcacaaaatgaactagagttgtggagctggatTTAGGCAACTctacaactccactctagactcaactcctgaagctaaatttcggagttagggctcctttgaatcaaaggatttatgtaggaattttataggatttaaatcctataggaaatttttctatttggccatttgatttaaaggattaaagcttttcaaatcctatgaaattcctatggaatggcacattgcatatggattttggaggaaatttagcaagagcttcaacctcttggaaaatttccttttagtctatctctctcatccgattcctacgtttttcctgcgctctaatcaaacgaccattcctatgttttacaatcatctgttttacacttcaattcctatcaaaatcctatgttttttctacccTACGATTCAAATGGGGCCTTAGAGTTGTACCAAACAGGTTCTCAGTGCATTGCCTCCGTAAataaagtactactccctctgtttatATTTAACCtcttatttatcacaaaataaatttatctgtatgaacaattattacatcaaaatattataaaagtacGATTAAATGTATTAGATTAAATGTATTAGGGTTAGATAAAGTGGGGTAATTGCATTGGTATTTGAAATAGTAAAAGGTATGTGTAGGGTGAGTGAAAAATGAACGCGAAGGGATAATAATTTGCCACCATTAACACATACAActagaaaatttttttatattcatccttaaaatttgattttctttttcaaggaTGAAaaaaagtacttcctccgtcctctaaaaaataaatttaagataggatgtgacacatctttatACTATAAATATGTCATATCCGGTaatatgttgtttttttatgagGCGGAGGGAGTACGCTCTAACTGATTTTTTGCTAACATACTTATAATGTTATAAAATtcctttttcaaaaaatattattgcAAAAGttcttataaataaaaaaaagtttctatgttTTCAAACCCAATATTTTGAGAGCTACGGATggttaaagttttaaaatttttaccgGATAAAAATTAGCAGTATCATGTACTAAAATATGGGGGGAGTAATATAATTGCTCAGCAAAGGTGTACTACTGGAGTAGTATATAGTGGAAATAATTCCCAATGTTCTAGAAGCTATCCAAGCACAAATAGGGGAAATCAGTGGGGTAACATGCGCACAGTTAGCAAGTTGCCTTGAGCTTACAAAACAACCTGCATAGTTATTAGTAAAATATCGTGAGCTTACAAAACTTACCAGTGcagttattaaattatttttgacTTTAGAAAATTACCAGTGCATAGTTAGTAAATTATTGTGAGCTTATAAAACATACAAGTGCAGCTAGTAAATTACCGCGAGCATAAAAAACTTACTCGTGCATATAATTGGAAGTTACGTTGAGCTTACAAAACTTTAAAGTACAAGTTGGTAAAATACTACTCCATGAGCTTAGAAAACCTACAagcttttctttaaaaaaacataaaagctTTTATTTATCCAAAAATAACCtacaagctttttttttttctggtgacGGGGAGATTTCAAGAAAGCCATCTGATATGGGTTACCACCAAATACCAATGCTAACAAATACGTCAGAAAGTGTAGTTAGAATCAAATACACGTGGTCAAGCAAACGTTTGATTTTATTGAGGCGTCtatctttctttattttttaaaaaagtcgaACTTAGTCGCCTAAAATCAAGAATCGTATTGTGGAGACAAAATcttcaattaattaacaaactAATCGTAATATTCTGGCTACCAGGTGGCTAGAATCAAATACATAGTCAAGCAAGCTTTTGGTTTGATTGTGGCGTCTagctaatttgttttatttgaaaacatCTAAGGCCATGAAaggatttatatagaaatttcatcaGATTTAAAtagaaattttcctatttagcAATTTAATTCAAAAGATTGAAGCTTttaaaatcatatgaaattctTATGGAATAACTCATTGCATGTGATTTTAGAGGAGACTAGCAAGAGTTTCAACCtcttagaaaatttttttagtctatctctctcatcttaTTCCTACGTTTATTTGCGGATCAATCAAATGATCATTCTTATGTGTGTCTTCTGAGTTTTGTAAttctctgttttatacttacaTTCATTTCAGAAACTTACGTTTTTTCTAATCCTCTATTTTTTCGATCATGCGATTCAAATAGTCCCTAAAACATGAACCTGAAGACACAATCTTCAATTAACGAAATAATCAGGTGGAAAGCATGTATACAGACGAGGGCCCTATATACATCAATCTCTTTGATCGGAaagcatatatgatatatcagcAAGGGAAAAGAAAACGGAAAACAACTATTTTTTTAGCCGGGGTGATAGCAGATCCCAGGATTTGGTCTCCAGCCTTTGTTTTCTATGTTAAATACTTAAATCTATACCATTATACCACAATCTAACAACCTAAATATTTCTTTATTCCTGATTAATGCGATAATACTTGTCCCCGGGCGACCGGCGcgggggagccggatcgggcgctccccccgcgcgcccctccctcaCGTGCTACCTATTGGGCCCACCCACTTCTCCATccttttttcacaaaaaaatgtttcacttattatacttacaatgtttcactatttatagatctaatattgcagtgaattaaaatactcctttgcaacaaaaaacttacatattttgaaaactctctattaaggaaatttggtttattttttgttccatcaaaaatatttcacctactgtactcacaatgtttcattatgtatagTTGTAATGTTGCAGTAAACTAAAAtattctttcactatttgctaaaacattgtttttatataaggtgaaacaacacccgatttaaaggaatgaaatattttcgatttacttagtgaaacaattccgatatacctggtggaacatcgtgtaatatttaaaaataattcaataataagctatttttttcgtcagaatatatctatgtgtggtcttgttttgaagatttaattgcaacgaatttaatggtgcaatcgaattataatttggataagtaatttaagagaaaaaatagtttaaaatagttttacacgtaaatcaggcgctgacgtcatgctgacgtcagcgtccgatttcCCCAGCCCCGGATCGGGTCGCCCGATCCGTAGGCGCATCCTGATTAATGTGGTAGTTTCCCGCCTTCAAAACGAACgtgataatagatagatagatggatggtGCTGATGAATGCTCCTAAATAATCAATTTATTTATGagaaagtattaaatattataattataaacATAACCAATAAAAAAATGCATCCCAAATCTGTTTAGAACGGGACCTAATACAAGTTTTACTTCTTTCAAGAACAACATATAACCCTTTTGTCTTTCAAAAACAACTTATAACCTTTATTCTTTCAAAAACAACTCACAAGCGTTTTCTGGTGAAAGGACTTCCAAGAGTGCCAGGTCGGAGAGAAATCCATCTGATTTCGGTGACCACCAAATGCAATGCTTGGTCTGGTTTTTCACTGAAAGTCTGGAATGAAGAGTTGATTTGGATGTGCCAGCAGCTGAAATTTGTACTTTGTTGTGCATTAGCAACTGGAGTAGCAAGCAAACAGAAATCAGAGACACGATTGTGGTTGACATATTCTCTCATTTATCTACCAACAACAGTGATTTGTGACTTATTCATTAGAGTGAACATGAATCTGTCCAAAAGCTAGAGCACAGCAGCGCGCATCTTTGACGGCACAACTACACAAGTATATGACTATGGAGTACTCTTGAGGACAAGAAGTACTGTCATGAGCTTGTAAATGCTTCACCAAATCCTTTGTTTAAAAATCGCTgcaataatatattatatagaaGAAACATCGTATACTTTTTGCCATGCGTCAACTTGCATCTGATTAGTTTAGACAGAATGAGAGGGAATGGGCAATGAACTAGAAAAATAAAGCATGGTGGATCAttcaatatttcaattcaaaacCCATGTGGTTATGTCCATTGTAATACAAAATCACCTGTCTGATCAGTTACTGGTAGTTTTTGTCAGCCGTGGCTGCATGCGTCTAAAAAACCTAGGCAGAACCGAGAGTTCTGTCAGCTGACCTTATGTTTGTGTCGGGAATGCCAAGTTGCAAGTTCgtaatttttaaagtaatttttacaaaactacatatactttgattaaattatcacaaaactacgaatttaatgtgatatatcacaaatttacatatttagtaataattttatcataaaactacaggtttaaagttacatatcacaaaactatagatttaacaatAAAATTATCTCAAAAGTATAGGTTTAACGTCAATCTAATCACAAAACTTGGATGATGataactcaaacataacatTAGTGCTAAGTATTGAATCccaaaatctgtagttttatgataattttattattaaatctatagttttgatATACTTAACTTTAAACCTGTAATTTTccgataaatttatttttcaacctatagttttgtgacacatcagcttaaatatgtagttttgtgataatgtgCAAGTGTGATTGTAGAGTTGTATTGGGCTGCATCAAATTCAAaacaatgtatatattttttatggaaaCCTATTAGATAGCTtgataatattgaaagaaatcGGATCTATTATGTCGCATAGTTTGAAATTTATTATCATCATTCTACATGAAGAAATATACAGCATATTTTTCGGTGAATAGTAGGCTCATCtttctatctcttctctttgAATTATCTTCGGTACAATTTCCTTCCTGAACAAACACCGAGGTTTCATTTAGCGAATGGGATAATGAAATAATATCCCACCCTTCAAAGGGCAATATTACATCCTAGCCATACATTTTTCATACCTCATTTAATCTAGTTATTCATCCATTTCTCTTTACCAATCCCACCTCCAATGTCACATTTGCTAAACACAACCTGAGCAtgggcaatttttttttgagatgtggGCCCTTCATTTTCAAGAAATTAAAGACTGCACTGTGCAGCAACGTGCAAAGCTAACCTAAAtagggccgtgtttagtttccccctattcccaactttctattacatcatatcacattaaaaaatttcctacacacataaattttcaactttttttttccaaactcctaactttcttcaaacttccaactttttttagaaactaaacacaccctagacATGGACAGCAAACAGTATAAGGGGTCAATTGCAACTGAAAAATCTCAATAACGTCATCCACGCAATTGAGCGGTTGAGCCCCTTTTTCGTTGGATTTTCATTGCTGAACAAATGTAGGAGTGTACATACCATTGAACATTGATATCGTATCACAGCTAAACAAGTATGCACCAACCAAGAGAGAAGGAAAGACGCAGGCAATGGATCGCAACAAACTATGTTAACATACAGTGTGTAACATCGAATAAACACAAAGGAAACCTCTTAGGCAGTGAAATACAACAATTAAATAACGTCTGGTATCGGAACGATGTCACATATGAAAAAGGTGGCAATGTTTACATACATCATTTCAGGCACTATACTGTCAAGGCCCTTTTAGTGGC from Oryza glaberrima chromosome 3, OglaRS2, whole genome shotgun sequence carries:
- the LOC127768869 gene encoding protein STRICTOSIDINE SYNTHASE-LIKE 3-like yields the protein MVQGCRCEVVDACVREVRLASPYRIHQIFRFTTPRRLALAHRGDTYKARDEGQCHWRDKAGSATRREGGESEGGERRRRRLMASPAVVAFAVAVAALAAFCGTDPLRTGSMVDFPGFVPHVVELPDASEMPPHADTRERLRGAEIRFRGEVQGPESVAFDPLGRGPYTGVADGRVVRWDGARWVYFAHSSPNWTAELCGHKASPLDYLKDEHICGRALGLRFDRRTGDLYIADAYFGLLKVGPDGGLATPLATEAEGVRFNFTNDLDLDDDGNVYFTDSSIHYQRRHFMQLVFSGDPSGRLLKYDPNTKKATVLHRNIQFPNGVSMSKDGLFFVFCEGSRGRLSRYWLKGEKAGTVDLFAILPGFPDNVRTNDKGEFWVAIHCRRSIYARMVSRNVRLRKFLLSLPIPAKYHYLMQIGGKLHALIIKYSPEGEVLDILEDTTGQVVRAVSEVEEKDGKLWIGSVLMPFIAVFDYANAS